One part of the Rutidosis leptorrhynchoides isolate AG116_Rl617_1_P2 chromosome 1, CSIRO_AGI_Rlap_v1, whole genome shotgun sequence genome encodes these proteins:
- the LOC139886310 gene encoding uncharacterized protein translates to MAPAKPTSRAISQQAFDEMVKENIDDLGMEPTEALTDAIETLTLQGVDLSGIVTNTVPGELNPVIESIHRIKQLQDSNWTDESVVNEAIGLFDNLNAISRVDGSGSGNAAVATRNGGVELMCSVCEKLSITGRDTALVSALNTLAAFLHDLQSRETFLQSGGPKMVVGILTNGTQNANVLNSVFSVVAAAATGNEVLKESFVELHIDELIVTIMRKHSKESIPSLYDAIRVLLSADDNRVLASQVYGYARQFAKVGIADALVKSLDGGISSPSVVSATIALKAVAVNDEICKSVAENGGIDSLLICIDDAGIQGNSIVAKACCSLLSKLAASDYNKSAIVEKGGLNRLITLSSRLADDPSVIQEVMTIISTLCLRSPGNAGLAMEAGAGELAIQAMKNYPQAFQLQKNACLMIRNLVARNSENRSVLLSNGIEKIIRNAKEKHKSCRDAATDALRDLGLENYNL, encoded by the exons ATGGCACCTGCAAAACCTACTTCCCGTGCCATCTCGCAACAAGCATTTGATGAAATGGTTAAAGAAAACATAGACGATTTAGGTATGGAACCAACTGAAGCCTTAACTGACGCAATCGAAACCCTAACTCTTCAAGGTGTAGATCTCTCCGGTATCGTCACAAATACAGTTCCCGGAGAATTGAATCCGGTGATCGAATCTATTCATAGGATCAAACAATTACAGGATTCGAATTGGACTGATGAATCTGTTGTAAATGAAGCGATAGGTTTATTCGATAATTTGAATGCAATTTCTCGGGTTGATGGATCCGGATCCGGAAATGCCGCTGTTGCCACGAGAAACGGAGGTGTAGAGTTGATGTGTTCTGTGTGTGAGAAGCTCAGTATAACTGGCCGTGATACAGCGCTTGTATCTGCTTTGAATACATTAGCTGCATTTCTTCACG ATCTTCAAAGTAGAGAAACTTTTCTGCAGAGTGGAGGACCAAAAATGGTGGTTGGTATTCTAACTAATGGAACTCAAAATGCGAATGTTTTGAACAGTGTGTTTTCTGTTGTTGCTGCGGCTGCGACCGGTAATGAGGTTCTTAAGGAATCGTTTGTGGAGTTACATATTGATGAGTTGATAGTTACGATTATGAGGAAGCATAGTAAAGAGAGCATTCCTAGTTTATATGATGCTATTCGAGTGCTTTTGTCCGCTGATGATAACCGAGTATTGGCTTCACAA GTTTATGGCTATGCTCGACAATTTGCAAAAGTTGGAATAGCTGATGCTCTTGTGAAGTCACTTGATGGTGGGATTAGCTCACCAAGTGTGGTATCCGCAACTATTGCACTAAAGGCCGTTGCAGTAAAT GATGAAATATGCAAATCCGTTGCTGAAAATGGCGGTATTGATTCGTTGCTCATTTGTATCGATGACGCTGGTATACAGGGGAACAGTATTGTGGCTAAAGCTTGCTGCTCTttgttatcaaaa TTGGCCGCAAGTGACTACAACAAGAGTGCCATTGTTGAAAAGGGAGGGTTAAATAGACTCATCACACTTTCTAGTAGACTTGCTGATGATCCATCTGTCATCCAGGAG GTGATGACTATCATAAGTACTCTGTGCCTGCGATCACCTGGAAATGCAGGCCTAGCCATGGAAGCTGGAGCAGGAGAGCTTGCTATCCAAGCTATGAAAAATTACCCACAAGCATTTCAGCTGCAGAAAAATGCATGTCTCATGATACGTAATCTGGTTGCCAGAAATTCAGAAAACAG GTCTGTTTTGTTGAGTAATGGTATTGAGAAGATAATAAGGAATGCCAAGGAGAAACACAAAAGTTGCAGGGATGCGGCCACTGATGCGCTTAGAGATTTGGGGCTTGAAAACTACAACTTGTAG